A window of Streptomyces sp. SAI-127 contains these coding sequences:
- the thrS gene encoding threonine--tRNA ligase, whose protein sequence is MSDVRVIIQRDSEREERVVTTGTTAAELFAGERSIVAARVGGELKDLAYVLSEGEEVEGVEISSEDGLNILRHSTAHVMAQAVQELFPEAKLGIGPPVKDGFYYDFDVEKPFTPEDLKAIEKKMQEIQKRGQKFSRRVVTDESAREELADEPYKLELIGLKGSASSDDGADVEVGAGELTIYDNLDAKTGDLCWKDLCRGPHLPSTRNIPAFKLMRNAAAYWRGSEKNPMLQRIYGTAWPTKDELKAHLDFLAEAEKRDHRKLGSELDLFSIPEQIGSGLAVFHPKGGIIRRVMEDYSRRRHEEEGYEFVYTPHATKGKLFEQSGHLDWYADGMYPPMQLDEGVDYYLKPMNCPMHNLIFDARGRSYRELPLRLFEFGTVYRYEKSGVVHGLTRARGFTQDDAHIYCTREQMSEELDKTLTFVLGLLRDYGLTDFYLELSTKDPEKFVGSDEVWEEATETLRQVAEKQGLPLVPDPGGAAFYGPKISVQTKDAIGRTWQMSTIQLDFNLPERFELEYTSPDGSKQRPVMIHRALFGSIERFFAVLLEHYAGAFPAWLAPVQAVGIPIGDAHVEYLEKFAAAAKKQGLRVDVDSSSDRMQKKIRNAQKQKVPFMVIAGDEDMSGGSVSFRYRDGSQENGIPFDEAIAKIVKVVEERAQV, encoded by the coding sequence GTGTCAGACGTCCGTGTGATCATCCAACGCGATTCCGAGCGGGAAGAACGCGTGGTGACGACGGGCACTACGGCCGCCGAGCTCTTCGCCGGCGAGCGCTCGATCGTCGCCGCGCGCGTGGGAGGCGAGCTCAAGGACCTCGCGTACGTCCTGTCCGAGGGCGAGGAGGTCGAGGGCGTCGAGATCTCCTCCGAGGACGGGCTCAACATCCTGCGCCACTCCACCGCGCACGTGATGGCGCAGGCCGTGCAGGAGCTCTTCCCCGAGGCCAAGCTGGGCATCGGCCCGCCGGTCAAGGACGGCTTCTACTACGACTTCGACGTCGAGAAGCCGTTCACGCCCGAGGATCTCAAGGCCATCGAGAAGAAGATGCAGGAGATCCAGAAGCGGGGACAGAAGTTCTCCCGCAGGGTGGTGACCGACGAGTCCGCTCGCGAGGAACTGGCCGACGAGCCCTACAAGCTGGAGCTGATCGGCCTCAAGGGCTCCGCGTCCTCCGACGACGGCGCCGACGTCGAGGTCGGCGCCGGCGAGCTGACGATCTACGACAACCTGGACGCCAAGACCGGCGACCTGTGCTGGAAGGACCTGTGCCGCGGTCCCCACCTGCCCTCCACCCGGAACATTCCGGCGTTCAAACTGATGCGCAACGCGGCCGCCTACTGGCGCGGCAGCGAGAAGAACCCCATGCTCCAGCGCATCTACGGCACGGCCTGGCCGACCAAGGACGAGCTGAAGGCGCACCTCGACTTCCTCGCCGAGGCCGAGAAGCGCGACCACCGCAAGCTGGGCTCCGAGCTCGACCTGTTCTCCATCCCGGAGCAGATCGGCTCCGGCCTCGCCGTCTTCCACCCCAAGGGCGGCATCATCCGCCGGGTCATGGAGGACTACTCGCGCCGCCGCCACGAGGAGGAGGGCTACGAGTTCGTCTACACCCCGCACGCGACGAAGGGAAAGCTCTTCGAGCAGTCCGGGCACCTGGACTGGTACGCCGACGGCATGTACCCGCCCATGCAGCTCGACGAGGGCGTGGACTATTACCTCAAGCCCATGAACTGCCCGATGCACAACCTGATCTTCGACGCGCGCGGCCGCTCGTACCGCGAACTGCCGCTGCGCCTCTTCGAGTTCGGGACCGTGTACCGGTACGAGAAGTCGGGCGTCGTGCACGGCCTCACGCGTGCGCGTGGCTTCACGCAGGACGACGCGCACATCTACTGCACCCGTGAGCAGATGTCGGAGGAGCTCGACAAGACGCTCACCTTCGTCCTCGGCCTGCTGCGCGACTACGGCCTGACCGACTTCTACCTGGAGCTGTCCACCAAGGACCCGGAGAAGTTCGTCGGCTCGGACGAGGTCTGGGAAGAAGCCACGGAGACGCTGCGCCAGGTCGCCGAGAAGCAGGGCCTGCCCCTGGTCCCGGACCCGGGCGGCGCCGCCTTCTACGGCCCGAAGATCTCCGTCCAGACCAAGGACGCCATCGGCCGTACCTGGCAGATGTCGACCATCCAGCTGGACTTCAACCTGCCGGAGCGGTTCGAGCTGGAGTACACCTCGCCGGACGGCTCCAAGCAGCGTCCGGTCATGATCCACCGTGCGCTGTTCGGCTCCATCGAGCGGTTCTTCGCCGTGCTCCTGGAGCACTACGCGGGCGCCTTCCCGGCGTGGCTGGCCCCGGTCCAGGCGGTCGGCATCCCGATCGGCGACGCGCACGTCGAGTACCTGGAGAAGTTCGCCGCGGCCGCCAAGAAGCAGGGGCTGCGGGTCGACGTCGACTCCTCCTCGGACCGGATGCAGAAGAAGATCCGCAACGCCCAGAAGCAGAAGGTGCCCTTCATGGTCATCGCGGGCGACGAGGACATGTCGGGCGGCTCGGTGTCCTTCCGCTACCGCGACGGCTCGCAGGAGAACGGCATCCCGTTCGACGAGGCCATCGCGAAGATCGTCAAGGTCGTGGAGGAGCGGGCGCAGGTCTGA
- a CDS encoding potassium channel family protein, translating to MEVPLALASLGFLSAYALRVLAHLQTTALDLCLAVTLAAWALFAVDYAVRWRLSGQRLRFVRTHVLDTVVLILPLLRPLRVVKMYETVQRRHGRPRLALHARVIAYAGLAALLLGFTGALAVYQQEHDAPGASIRTFGDSVWWTCATLATVGYGDVVPVTPLGRLIAVGVMAIGLALLGAVTGTFASWLLQVFAREDDERPPGS from the coding sequence ATGGAGGTCCCCCTCGCCCTCGCCTCACTGGGCTTTCTCTCGGCGTACGCGCTCCGCGTCCTGGCCCACCTCCAGACAACCGCGCTAGACCTCTGCCTGGCGGTGACTCTGGCCGCCTGGGCGCTGTTCGCCGTCGACTACGCGGTGCGCTGGCGCCTGAGCGGGCAGCGCCTGCGCTTCGTACGGACCCATGTGCTGGACACCGTGGTCCTGATTCTGCCGCTGCTGCGCCCGCTCAGGGTCGTGAAGATGTACGAGACCGTGCAGCGCCGGCACGGACGGCCCCGGCTCGCGCTGCACGCGCGGGTGATCGCGTACGCCGGTCTGGCGGCCCTGCTGCTGGGCTTCACCGGTGCCCTCGCCGTCTACCAGCAGGAGCACGACGCGCCCGGTGCGAGCATCCGCACCTTCGGGGACTCCGTCTGGTGGACCTGCGCCACCCTCGCCACCGTCGGCTACGGCGACGTGGTCCCGGTCACCCCGCTCGGACGCCTGATCGCGGTCGGTGTGATGGCCATCGGGCTGGCCCTGCTCGGCGCGGTGACGGGGACCTTCGCCTCCTGGCTGCTCCAGGTGTTCGCGCGGGAGGACGACGAAAGGCCCCCGGGAAGCTGA
- a CDS encoding HIT domain-containing protein — protein MLHCMTSEPEQQLGVGTQDAFQRLWTPHRMAYIQGENKPTGPGADDGCPFCSIPAKSDEDGLIVRRGRLVYAVLNLYPYTGGHLMVVPYRHVADYTDLTEPETAELAALTKQAMTALRTASGAHGFNIGMNQGTVAGAGIAAHLHQHIVPRWGGDTNFMPVVGHTKVLPQLLGDTRKMLAEAWPSE, from the coding sequence ATGCTGCACTGCATGACGAGTGAGCCGGAGCAGCAGTTGGGAGTCGGGACGCAGGACGCGTTCCAGCGACTGTGGACACCCCACCGGATGGCCTACATCCAGGGCGAGAACAAGCCGACCGGCCCGGGTGCCGACGACGGCTGCCCCTTCTGCTCGATTCCGGCCAAATCCGACGAGGACGGCCTGATCGTCCGGCGCGGTCGGCTGGTGTACGCGGTGCTCAACCTCTACCCCTACACCGGCGGCCACCTGATGGTCGTGCCCTACCGTCATGTGGCCGACTACACCGATCTCACCGAGCCGGAGACCGCTGAGCTGGCCGCGCTGACCAAGCAGGCGATGACGGCCCTGCGGACGGCCTCCGGGGCGCACGGCTTCAACATCGGCATGAACCAGGGGACGGTCGCCGGGGCCGGCATCGCCGCCCACCTCCACCAGCACATCGTCCCGCGCTGGGGCGGCGACACGAACTTCATGCCGGTCGTCGGCCACACGAAGGTGCTGCCGCAGCTGCTGGGCGACACCCGCAAGATGCTGGCGGAGGCCTGGCCCAGCGAGTGA
- a CDS encoding elongation factor G-like protein EF-G2 has translation MGDKANAHPGAAGRATAADHPASVRNVVLVGHSGSGKTTLVEALALTAGAVNRAGRVEDGGTVSDYDEIEHRQQRSVQLSLVPVDWDGYKINLLDTPGYADFVGELRAGLRAADAALFVVSASDGVDGSTRMVWEECAAVGMPRAIVVTHLEAARADFEEMTRICAEAFGGDDPDAVLPLYLPLHGPQGPDGHAPVTGLTGLLSQKVFDYSSGERKETEPGEDLLPGIEEARNRLIEGIISESEDETLMDRYLGGEEIDFKTLVEDLERAVARGVFHPVLAAAPAAEGARQGLGTVELLELVTGGFPTPFEHPTPGVTTIDGKPREIKACDTEGPLVAEVVKTASDPYVGRISLVRVFSGTLRPDATVHVSGHGLADRGHEDHDVDERIGALSAPFGKQQRSLSHCIAGDLACVAKLSRAETGDTLSAKDDPLLMEPWEMPDPLLPLAIQAHSKADEDKLSQGLSRLVAEDPTMRLEQNQDTHQVVLWCLGEAHADVALERLRSRYGVQVDVVPHRVSLRETFADKSSGRGRHVKQSGGHGQFAICEIEVEPLPGGSGIEFVDKVVGGAVPRQFIPSVEKGVRAQAAKGVASGHQLIDVRVTLLDGKAHSVDSSDAAFQTAGALALREAAADARIHLLEPVAEVSVLVGDDYVGPVMSDLSGRRGRVLGTEQTNGGRTLIKAEVPEIEIGRYAVDLRSLSHGTARFSRSYARHEPMPPQIAERIREEARAAS, from the coding sequence ATGGGCGACAAGGCGAACGCACACCCCGGAGCCGCCGGCAGGGCAACAGCGGCCGACCACCCCGCGTCCGTACGGAATGTGGTGCTGGTCGGCCACTCCGGTTCGGGCAAGACGACATTGGTGGAAGCTCTCGCACTGACGGCGGGAGCAGTGAACCGGGCGGGCCGCGTGGAGGACGGCGGCACCGTTTCCGACTACGACGAGATCGAGCACCGGCAGCAACGCTCGGTGCAGCTCTCCCTGGTGCCCGTCGACTGGGACGGGTACAAGATCAATCTTCTGGACACCCCCGGATACGCCGACTTCGTCGGGGAACTCAGGGCCGGTCTGCGAGCGGCGGACGCGGCCCTTTTCGTCGTCTCGGCCTCGGACGGGGTGGACGGCTCCACACGCATGGTGTGGGAGGAGTGCGCGGCAGTCGGCATGCCCCGGGCGATCGTCGTCACGCATCTGGAGGCCGCCCGGGCGGACTTCGAGGAGATGACGCGGATCTGCGCGGAGGCCTTCGGCGGCGACGACCCCGACGCCGTACTCCCGCTCTATCTGCCGTTGCACGGCCCGCAGGGGCCCGACGGGCACGCGCCGGTGACCGGCCTGACCGGTCTGCTGTCGCAGAAGGTGTTCGACTACTCGTCCGGGGAACGCAAGGAGACAGAGCCGGGCGAGGACCTGCTGCCGGGCATCGAGGAGGCCCGCAACCGGCTGATCGAGGGGATCATCTCGGAGAGCGAGGACGAGACCCTCATGGACCGCTACCTCGGCGGCGAGGAGATCGACTTCAAGACGCTCGTGGAGGACCTGGAGCGGGCCGTCGCGCGCGGGGTGTTCCACCCTGTCCTGGCCGCCGCTCCGGCTGCCGAGGGCGCCCGGCAGGGGCTCGGCACGGTCGAACTCCTGGAGCTGGTCACCGGCGGTTTCCCGACGCCGTTCGAGCACCCCACGCCGGGCGTCACGACGATCGACGGCAAGCCGCGCGAGATCAAGGCGTGCGACACCGAGGGGCCGCTGGTCGCGGAGGTCGTGAAGACCGCGTCCGATCCGTACGTCGGCCGGATCTCGCTGGTGCGGGTCTTCTCCGGCACCCTGCGCCCGGACGCGACGGTCCATGTCTCCGGCCATGGGCTGGCCGACCGCGGGCACGAGGACCACGACGTCGACGAACGCATCGGCGCGCTGTCCGCCCCCTTCGGCAAACAGCAGCGCTCCCTCTCGCACTGCATCGCGGGCGACCTGGCGTGCGTGGCGAAGCTGAGCCGCGCGGAGACCGGCGACACCCTCTCGGCCAAGGACGACCCGCTGCTCATGGAGCCGTGGGAGATGCCCGACCCGCTGTTGCCGCTCGCCATCCAGGCGCACAGCAAGGCGGACGAGGACAAGCTCTCGCAGGGCCTCTCCCGGCTGGTCGCCGAGGACCCGACCATGCGTCTCGAACAGAACCAGGACACTCACCAGGTCGTCCTGTGGTGCCTGGGCGAGGCGCACGCCGACGTGGCACTGGAGCGACTGCGCAGCCGCTACGGCGTGCAGGTGGACGTCGTACCGCACCGGGTCTCCCTGCGCGAGACGTTCGCCGACAAGTCGAGCGGGCGCGGGCGCCATGTGAAGCAGTCCGGTGGGCACGGGCAGTTCGCCATCTGCGAGATCGAGGTGGAGCCGCTGCCCGGCGGCTCGGGCATCGAGTTCGTGGACAAGGTCGTCGGTGGCGCGGTGCCACGGCAGTTCATCCCGTCCGTGGAGAAGGGGGTACGGGCGCAGGCGGCCAAGGGGGTCGCCAGCGGCCATCAGCTCATCGACGTACGGGTGACGCTGCTGGACGGCAAGGCGCACTCCGTGGACTCCTCGGACGCCGCGTTCCAGACGGCCGGGGCACTGGCCCTCAGGGAGGCCGCGGCCGACGCGAGGATCCATCTGCTGGAGCCGGTCGCCGAGGTGTCCGTCCTGGTCGGCGACGACTACGTGGGTCCCGTGATGAGCGACCTGTCCGGTCGGCGCGGCCGGGTGCTCGGCACCGAGCAGACCAACGGCGGGCGCACGCTGATCAAGGCCGAGGTGCCCGAGATCGAGATCGGGCGGTACGCGGTGGACCTCAGGTCGCTGTCGCACGGTACCGCGCGCTTCAGCCGGTCCTACGCGCGGCACGAGCCCATGCCGCCGCAGATCGCAGAGAGGATCCGTGAAGAGGCGCGCGCCGCCTCCTAG
- the pgsA gene encoding phosphatidylinositol phosphate synthase has protein sequence MLNKYARAFFTRVLTPFATFLIRRGVSPDTVTLLGTAGVVAGALVFYPMGEFFWGTVVITLFVFSDLVDGNMARQLGRSSRWGAFLDSTLDRVADGAIFGGFALWYAGGGDDIALCAVSIFCLASGQVVSYTKARGESIGLPVAVNGLVERAERLVISLVAAGLAGLHKFGVPGIQYLLPVALWIVAVGSLVTLIQRVVTVRRESAEAEAAADEPGAVESGAAESDTAGGGVGSDGVGAGGGEPPAVEEKQKTQEQGSEAAK, from the coding sequence ATGCTGAACAAGTACGCGCGTGCATTCTTCACGCGTGTTCTCACGCCGTTCGCCACATTTCTGATCAGAAGGGGCGTCAGCCCCGACACGGTCACGCTCCTCGGTACCGCCGGAGTGGTCGCGGGCGCGCTGGTCTTCTACCCCATGGGCGAGTTCTTCTGGGGCACGGTCGTGATCACGCTGTTCGTGTTCTCCGACCTCGTCGACGGCAACATGGCCCGCCAGCTCGGCCGCTCCAGCCGCTGGGGCGCCTTCCTCGACTCCACCCTCGACCGCGTCGCCGACGGCGCGATCTTCGGCGGCTTCGCCCTCTGGTACGCCGGGGGCGGCGACGACATCGCGCTGTGCGCGGTCTCCATCTTCTGCCTGGCCAGCGGCCAGGTGGTGTCGTACACGAAGGCCCGTGGCGAGTCGATCGGGCTGCCGGTCGCCGTCAACGGCCTCGTCGAGCGCGCCGAGCGGCTGGTCATCTCACTGGTCGCGGCCGGATTGGCGGGCCTGCACAAGTTCGGTGTGCCGGGAATCCAGTACCTGCTGCCGGTCGCGCTGTGGATCGTCGCCGTCGGCAGCCTGGTCACGCTGATCCAGCGGGTCGTCACGGTCCGCCGGGAGTCGGCGGAGGCCGAGGCCGCCGCCGACGAGCCGGGTGCCGTCGAGTCGGGAGCGGCGGAGTCGGACACCGCCGGGGGTGGCGTGGGTTCGGACGGAGTCGGTGCGGGGGGCGGAGAGCCGCCCGCCGTCGAGGAGAAGCAGAAGACGCAGGAGCAAGGGAGCGAGGCCGCGAAGTGA
- a CDS encoding phosphatidylinositol mannoside acyltransferase, with the protein MSAQERLTDSLYGLGWGVVKKLPEPVAVRLGRSIADLAWKRRGKGVLRLESNYARVVPDASPERLAELSRAGMRSYLRYWMESFRLPAWSRERIKGAFDAKDLHHLTEGLAAGKGVILALPHMANWDLAGAWVTTKLETPFTTVAERLKPETLYDRFVAYREGLGMEVLPHSGGTAFGTLARRLRDGGLVCLVAERDLSSSGVEVRFFGEATRIPAGPALLAQQTGALLLPVTLWYDDSPVMRGRVHPPVEVPETGTRAEKTSVMAQALADAFATGIADHPEDWHMLQRLWLKDLEPRPSDGARP; encoded by the coding sequence GTGAGCGCCCAGGAGCGGCTGACGGACTCGCTGTACGGCCTCGGCTGGGGCGTGGTCAAGAAACTCCCCGAGCCGGTCGCCGTGCGCCTCGGCCGGAGCATCGCCGACCTCGCCTGGAAACGGCGCGGCAAGGGCGTGCTCCGACTGGAGAGCAACTACGCGCGCGTGGTGCCCGACGCGAGCCCCGAGCGCCTCGCCGAGCTCTCGCGCGCGGGCATGCGCTCGTATCTGCGCTACTGGATGGAGTCCTTCCGGCTGCCCGCCTGGAGCAGGGAACGCATCAAGGGCGCCTTCGACGCGAAGGACCTCCATCATCTGACCGAGGGGCTCGCGGCCGGCAAGGGCGTCATTCTCGCGCTGCCGCACATGGCCAACTGGGACCTCGCCGGCGCCTGGGTCACCACCAAGCTGGAGACCCCGTTCACGACGGTCGCCGAGCGGCTCAAGCCGGAGACGCTGTACGACCGTTTCGTCGCCTACCGCGAGGGCCTCGGGATGGAGGTGCTCCCGCACAGCGGCGGCACCGCCTTCGGCACGCTGGCCCGGCGGCTGCGCGACGGCGGCCTGGTCTGTCTGGTCGCCGAGCGCGACCTGTCGTCGTCCGGAGTCGAGGTGCGGTTCTTCGGCGAGGCGACCCGCATCCCCGCGGGCCCGGCCCTGCTGGCCCAGCAGACGGGCGCGCTGCTGCTGCCGGTGACACTCTGGTACGACGACTCGCCCGTCATGCGGGGAAGGGTGCATCCCCCGGTCGAGGTGCCCGAGACAGGTACGCGAGCCGAAAAGACGTCTGTCATGGCACAGGCGCTGGCCGATGCCTTCGCCACAGGGATCGCCGATCACCCGGAGGACTGGCACATGCTGCAGCGCTTGTGGCTGAAGGACCTCGAGCCCCGACCGTCGGACGGGGCCCGACCGTGA
- a CDS encoding glycosyltransferase family 4 protein: MRIGIVCPYSWDVPGGVQFHIRDLAEYFIRLGHEVSVLAPADDETPLPPYVVSAGRAVPVPYNGSVARLSFGFLSAARVRRWLHDGEFDVVHIHEPSSPSLGLLTCWAAQGPIVATFHTSNPRSRVMVAAYSILQAALEKISARIAVSEYARRTLVEHLGGDAVVIPNGVDVDFFAKAEPKPEWQGETIGFMGRIDEPRKGLPVLMKALPKILAERPGTRLLVAGRGDEEEAVESLPAELRPRVEFLGMISDEDKARFLRSVDLYVAPNTGGESFGIILVEAMSAGAPVLASDLDAFTQVLDQGAAGELFANEDADALAAAALRLLGDPARLTELRERGRAHVRRFDWSTVGADILSVYETVTSGAAAVAAADVDRGPGLRARLGLARD; this comes from the coding sequence GTGAGAATCGGCATCGTCTGCCCGTACTCCTGGGATGTGCCCGGTGGCGTCCAGTTCCACATCCGCGATCTCGCCGAGTACTTCATCCGTCTCGGCCACGAGGTGTCCGTCCTCGCCCCGGCCGACGACGAAACCCCGCTGCCGCCGTACGTCGTCTCGGCCGGCCGCGCGGTTCCGGTGCCGTACAACGGCTCGGTGGCCCGACTGAGCTTCGGCTTCCTGTCGGCGGCACGGGTGCGCCGCTGGCTGCACGACGGCGAGTTCGACGTGGTCCACATCCATGAGCCGTCCTCGCCGTCGCTCGGCCTGCTGACCTGCTGGGCCGCGCAGGGCCCGATCGTCGCCACCTTCCACACCTCGAACCCGCGCTCCCGGGTCATGGTCGCCGCGTACTCGATCCTCCAGGCCGCCCTGGAGAAGATCAGCGCCCGGATCGCCGTGAGCGAGTACGCCCGCCGCACGCTCGTCGAGCACCTCGGCGGCGACGCCGTGGTGATCCCGAACGGCGTCGACGTCGACTTCTTCGCCAAGGCCGAGCCGAAGCCCGAGTGGCAGGGCGAGACGATCGGCTTCATGGGGCGCATCGACGAGCCACGCAAGGGCCTGCCGGTGCTGATGAAGGCGCTGCCGAAGATCCTCGCCGAGCGTCCGGGGACCCGGCTGCTGGTGGCCGGGCGCGGCGACGAGGAGGAGGCGGTCGAGTCGCTGCCCGCCGAACTCCGCCCGCGCGTCGAGTTCCTCGGCATGATCAGCGACGAGGACAAGGCCCGCTTCCTGCGCAGCGTCGACCTGTACGTCGCCCCCAACACCGGCGGCGAGAGCTTCGGGATCATCCTCGTCGAGGCCATGTCGGCGGGCGCCCCGGTGCTCGCCTCCGACCTCGACGCCTTCACCCAGGTCCTCGACCAGGGCGCGGCGGGCGAACTCTTCGCCAACGAGGACGCGGACGCGCTGGCGGCGGCGGCGCTACGGCTCCTCGGGGATCCGGCGAGGCTGACCGAACTGCGAGAGCGCGGCCGCGCGCACGTCCGGCGCTTCGACTGGTCGACCGTCGGGGCGGACATCCTGTCGGTCTACGAGACGGTCACGTCGGGCGCCGCGGCGGTGGCCGCGGCGGACGTCGACCGGGGCCCGGGATTGCGGGCCCGACTCGGACTCGCCCGAGACTGA
- the pdxS gene encoding pyridoxal 5'-phosphate synthase lyase subunit PdxS, protein MSSTENQAPETGTARVKRGMAEQLKGGVIMDVVNAEQAKIAEDAGAVAVMALERVPADIRKDGGVARMSDPTMIEEIIEAVSIPVMAKSRIGHFVEAQVLQSLGVDYIDESEVLTPADEVNHSDKWSFTTPFVCGATNLGEALRRIAEGAAMIRSKGEAGTGNVVEAVRHLRQIKNEIARLRGYDNHELYAAAKELRAPYELVKEVAELGKLPVVLFSAGGVATPADAALMRQLGAEGVFVGSGIFKSGDPAKRAAAIVKATTFYDDPKIIADASRNLGEAMVGINCDTLPETERYANRGW, encoded by the coding sequence GTGTCCAGCACCGAGAACCAGGCCCCCGAGACCGGCACCGCGCGCGTGAAGCGCGGCATGGCCGAACAGCTCAAGGGCGGCGTGATCATGGACGTCGTCAACGCCGAGCAGGCGAAGATCGCCGAGGACGCGGGCGCCGTGGCCGTCATGGCCCTGGAGCGGGTTCCGGCCGACATCCGCAAGGACGGCGGCGTGGCCCGTATGTCGGACCCGACAATGATCGAGGAGATCATCGAGGCCGTCTCGATCCCGGTCATGGCCAAGTCCCGCATCGGCCACTTCGTCGAGGCCCAGGTCCTGCAGTCCCTCGGTGTCGACTACATCGACGAGTCCGAGGTCCTCACCCCGGCCGACGAGGTCAACCACTCCGACAAGTGGTCCTTCACGACGCCCTTCGTCTGCGGCGCCACCAACCTGGGCGAGGCCCTGCGCCGCATCGCCGAGGGCGCGGCCATGATCCGCTCCAAGGGCGAGGCCGGCACCGGCAACGTCGTCGAGGCCGTCCGCCACCTGCGCCAGATCAAGAACGAGATCGCCCGCCTGCGCGGCTACGACAACCACGAGCTGTACGCCGCCGCCAAGGAGCTGCGCGCCCCGTACGAGCTCGTCAAGGAAGTCGCCGAACTCGGCAAGCTCCCGGTCGTGCTGTTCTCCGCCGGTGGCGTGGCCACCCCGGCCGACGCCGCACTGATGCGCCAGCTCGGCGCCGAGGGCGTCTTCGTCGGTTCCGGCATCTTCAAGTCCGGCGACCCGGCCAAGCGCGCGGCCGCCATCGTGAAGGCCACCACCTTCTACGACGACCCGAAGATCATCGCGGACGCGTCCCGCAACCTCGGCGAGGCCATGGTCGGCATCAACTGCGACACCCTCCCCGAGACCGAGCGCTACGCCAACCGCGGCTGGTAA
- the pdxT gene encoding pyridoxal 5'-phosphate synthase glutaminase subunit PdxT has translation MSTPVIGVLALQGDVREHLVALAAADAVARPVRRPDELAEVDGLVLPGGESTTISKLAVLFGVMEPLRARVRAGMPVYGTCAGLIMLADKILDPRSGQETIGGIDMIVRRNAFGRQNESFEAAVDVKGVEGDPVEGVFIRAPWVESVGAETEVLAEHEGHIVAVRQGNALATSFHPELTGDHRVHSLFVDMVRANRTAESL, from the coding sequence ATGAGCACTCCTGTCATAGGCGTCCTGGCCCTCCAGGGCGACGTCCGGGAGCACCTCGTGGCCCTGGCCGCGGCCGACGCCGTGGCCAGGCCGGTGCGGCGCCCCGACGAACTCGCCGAGGTCGACGGCCTCGTCCTCCCCGGCGGCGAGTCCACGACCATCTCCAAGCTGGCCGTCCTCTTCGGAGTGATGGAGCCGCTACGCGCGCGTGTGCGTGCCGGAATGCCTGTCTACGGCACCTGCGCGGGCCTGATCATGCTGGCCGACAAGATCCTCGACCCGCGCTCGGGCCAGGAGACGATCGGCGGCATCGACATGATCGTGCGCCGCAACGCCTTCGGACGTCAGAACGAGTCCTTCGAAGCGGCGGTCGACGTGAAGGGCGTCGAGGGCGATCCTGTAGAGGGCGTCTTCATCCGCGCCCCCTGGGTCGAGTCCGTCGGCGCCGAGACCGAAGTGCTCGCCGAGCACGAGGGCCACATCGTCGCGGTCCGCCAGGGCAACGCGCTCGCCACGTCGTTCCACCCGGAACTGACCGGCGACCACCGCGTGCACTCCCTGTTCGTCGACATGGTGCGCGCGAACCGGACGGCGGAGTCCTTGTAG
- a CDS encoding YebC/PmpR family DNA-binding transcriptional regulator — MSGHSKWATTKHKKAVIDAKRGKLFAKLIKNIEVAARMGGVDIEGNPTLYDAIQKAKKSSVPNKNIDSAVKRGGGLEAGGADYETIMYEGYGPNGVAVLIECLTDNRNRAASDVRVAMTRNGGSMADPGSVSYLFNRKGVVIVPKGELGEDDVLGAVLDAGAEEVNDLGESFEVISEATDLVAVRTALQDAGIDYDSADANFVPTMQVELDEEGAKKIFKLIDALEDSDDVQNVFANFDVSDEVMEKVDA, encoded by the coding sequence ATGTCCGGCCACTCTAAATGGGCTACGACGAAGCACAAGAAGGCCGTGATCGATGCCAAGCGCGGCAAGCTCTTCGCGAAGTTGATCAAGAACATCGAGGTCGCGGCCCGGATGGGCGGCGTCGACATCGAGGGCAACCCGACTCTCTATGACGCCATCCAGAAGGCGAAGAAGTCGTCGGTCCCGAACAAGAACATCGACTCCGCGGTCAAGCGCGGCGGCGGTCTCGAGGCCGGCGGCGCCGACTACGAGACGATCATGTACGAGGGCTACGGCCCGAACGGTGTCGCGGTGCTCATCGAGTGCCTCACCGACAACCGCAACCGCGCCGCCTCCGACGTCCGCGTCGCCATGACCCGCAACGGCGGCTCCATGGCCGACCCGGGCTCGGTGTCGTACCTCTTCAACCGCAAGGGCGTCGTCATCGTCCCCAAGGGCGAGCTGGGCGAGGACGACGTGCTCGGCGCCGTCCTGGACGCGGGCGCCGAGGAGGTCAACGACCTCGGTGAGTCCTTCGAGGTCATCAGCGAGGCCACCGACCTGGTCGCGGTCCGCACCGCCCTTCAGGACGCCGGCATCGACTACGACTCCGCCGACGCCAACTTCGTCCCGACCATGCAGGTCGAGCTGGACGAGGAAGGCGCCAAGAAGATCTTCAAGCTGATCGACGCCCTCGAGGACAGCGACGACGTCCAGAACGTCTTCGCCAACTTCGACGTGAGCGACGAGGTCATGGAGAAGGTCGACGCCTGA